The following are from one region of the Pelagibius sp. CAU 1746 genome:
- the rpoD gene encoding RNA polymerase sigma factor RpoD, with product MATKAKESAEAAESREESSDGPLMDSMSAAVKKMIAKAKERGYVTYDELNAVLPPDQMSSEQIEDTMSLLSEMGITVIESEEQDDSSGDEEAKDGEKTVTGNLNDDDIGRTDDPVRMYLREMGSVELLSREGEIAIAKRIEAGREKMIGGICESPLTIRALLAWREALIEGRILLRDIIDLDATYGGGPSEDAMNQAVEEIAEMEDEPPAKEGSKEEAKDKDAKEDAKGKGGKAAKAEEDATAKSKGKKAKSEDEDEKSGEEGEKAEGEGDDDDDEEEENSISLAAMEAALLPQVLDTFDEISKTWKKITKVQEKRLTHLQRGEKITPQTEKRYEKLTHELVELMEGVHFNNNRLEQLVDQLYGLNRRLVGFEGKMLRMAERCGVDRQDFLDHYFTRELDPRWVSRVKRLTGKGWSKFAERYGDDVKAIRKEVGEIAAESELPISEFRRIVKTVQTGEKEASKAKTEMVEANLRLVISIAKKYTNRGLQFLDLIQEGNIGLMKAVDKFEYRRGYKFSTYATWWIRQAITRSIADQARTIRIPVHMIETINKLVRTSRQMLHEIGREPTPEELAERLVMPLEKVRKVLKIAKEPISLETPIGDEEDSHLGDFIEDKNAVIPLDAAIQSNLRETTTRVLASLTPREERVLRMRFGIGMNTDHTLEEVGQQFSVTRERIRQIEAKALRKLKHPSRSRKLRSFLDT from the coding sequence ATGGCGACCAAGGCAAAAGAAAGCGCTGAAGCGGCGGAATCGCGCGAGGAGTCCTCTGACGGGCCGCTGATGGACTCAATGTCCGCCGCGGTCAAGAAGATGATCGCGAAGGCGAAGGAACGCGGCTACGTCACCTATGACGAGTTGAACGCCGTTCTGCCGCCGGACCAGATGTCCTCCGAACAGATCGAGGACACCATGTCCCTGCTCTCGGAGATGGGCATCACCGTCATCGAGAGCGAGGAGCAGGACGACTCCTCCGGCGATGAAGAAGCCAAGGACGGCGAGAAGACGGTCACCGGCAACCTCAACGACGACGACATCGGGCGCACGGACGATCCGGTGCGCATGTACCTGCGCGAGATGGGCTCGGTGGAGCTGCTGTCGCGCGAGGGCGAGATCGCCATCGCTAAGCGCATCGAGGCCGGCCGCGAGAAGATGATCGGCGGTATCTGCGAGAGCCCGCTGACCATCCGCGCCCTGCTGGCCTGGCGCGAAGCCCTGATCGAGGGCCGCATCCTGCTGCGCGACATCATCGACCTGGACGCCACCTACGGCGGCGGGCCCTCCGAGGACGCCATGAACCAGGCGGTCGAGGAGATCGCCGAGATGGAGGACGAGCCCCCCGCCAAGGAGGGGTCCAAGGAAGAGGCCAAGGACAAGGACGCCAAGGAAGACGCCAAGGGCAAGGGCGGCAAGGCCGCCAAGGCCGAAGAGGACGCTACGGCCAAGTCCAAGGGTAAGAAGGCCAAGTCCGAGGACGAGGACGAGAAGTCCGGGGAAGAGGGCGAGAAGGCCGAGGGCGAAGGCGACGACGACGATGACGAGGAGGAGGAGAACTCCATCTCCCTCGCCGCCATGGAAGCCGCCCTGCTGCCGCAGGTGCTCGACACCTTCGACGAGATTTCCAAGACCTGGAAGAAGATCACCAAGGTCCAGGAAAAGCGCCTGACCCATCTGCAGCGCGGCGAGAAGATCACGCCGCAGACCGAGAAGCGCTACGAGAAGCTGACGCATGAGCTGGTCGAGCTCATGGAGGGCGTGCACTTCAACAACAACCGCCTCGAGCAGCTCGTCGACCAGCTCTACGGCCTCAACCGCCGCCTGGTCGGTTTCGAGGGCAAGATGCTGCGCATGGCCGAGCGCTGCGGCGTCGACCGCCAGGACTTCCTGGACCACTACTTCACGCGCGAGCTCGACCCGCGCTGGGTCAGCCGGGTGAAGCGCCTGACCGGCAAGGGCTGGTCCAAGTTCGCCGAGCGCTACGGCGATGACGTGAAGGCCATCCGCAAGGAAGTCGGCGAGATCGCCGCCGAGAGCGAGCTGCCGATCAGCGAGTTCCGCCGCATCGTCAAGACGGTGCAGACCGGCGAGAAGGAAGCCAGCAAGGCCAAGACCGAGATGGTCGAGGCCAACCTGCGTCTCGTCATCTCCATCGCCAAGAAGTACACCAACCGCGGCCTGCAATTCCTCGACCTGATTCAGGAAGGCAACATCGGCCTGATGAAAGCGGTCGACAAGTTCGAGTACCGCCGCGGCTACAAGTTCTCGACCTACGCCACCTGGTGGATCCGCCAGGCGATCACCCGCTCGATCGCCGATCAGGCGCGCACCATCCGTATCCCGGTGCACATGATCGAGACCATCAACAAGCTGGTGCGCACCAGCCGCCAGATGCTGCACGAGATCGGCCGCGAGCCGACCCCGGAGGAGCTGGCCGAGCGTCTGGTCATGCCGCTGGAGAAGGTGCGCAAGGTCCTGAAGATCGCCAAGGAGCCGATCTCCCTGGAGACGCCGATCGGCGACGAGGAGGACAGCCACCTCGGCGACTTCATCGAGGACAAGAACGCGGTCATTCCGCTGGACGCGGCCATCCAGTCCAACCTGCGCGAGACCACCACGCGGGTGCTGGCCAGCCTGACGCCGCGCGAGGAGCGCGTGCTGCGCATGCGCTTCGGCATCGGCATGAACACCGACCACACGCTGGAAGAAGTCGGCCAGCAGTTCTCGGTCACCCGCGAGCGCATCCGCCAGATCGAGGCCAAGGCGCTGAGGAAGCTGAAGCACCCCTCGCGCTCGCGCAAGCTGCGCTCGTTTTTGGATACCTGA